The Coregonus clupeaformis isolate EN_2021a unplaced genomic scaffold, ASM2061545v1 scaf1949, whole genome shotgun sequence genome contains the following window.
GGTACCGagactaaaaccccaaagaggaAGTAATGTGGAAGCaccgtggctaggaaaaactccctagaaggaaggaacctaggaagaaacctagagaggaaccaggctatgagtagtggccagtcctcttctggctgtactgggtgacAAATGacttcatatacagtgccttcggaaaatcTACGcaaaatacctcataatgacaaagcaaatacaggtttttagaattgtttgctaATTTCTAAATAAAAACTGAAGTAtcacattacataagtattccgactTTTACTCAGTGTAACAAGGTTGCTTCtatccctctcctcgcccctacctgggcttgaaccagggaccctctgcacacagaAAACaatcaccctcgaagcaccgttacccatcgctccacaaaagctgcggcccttgcagagcaagagaaacaactacttcaaggtctcagagcgagtgatgtcaccgtatgaaacgctactagtgcgcaccgctaactagctagccatttcacaccggttacgtcagtactttgttgaagcacctttggcagcgattactgcatcgagtcttcttgggtatgacgctgacaagcttggcacacctgtatttggggagtttctcccattattctctgcagatcctctcaagctctttcaggttggatggggagcgttgctgcacagctattttcaggtctctccaagatgttcgatcggtttcaagtccgggctctggctgggccactcaaggacattacgagacttgtcccaaagccactcctgcgttgttttggctgggtgcttagggtcgttgtcatgttggaaggtgaaccttcgccccagtctgaggtcctgagtgctctggagcaggttttcttcaaggatTTTTCTGTACTTTgcactgttcatctttccctcgatcctgacaagtctcccagtccctgccgctgaaaaacatccccacagcatgatgctgccaccaccatgcttcactgttgggatgctgccagatttcctccagacgtgacccttggcattcaggccaaagagttcaatcttagtttcatcagactagagaatcctgtatctcatggtctgagagtctttaggtgccttttggcaaactccaagcgggctgtcatgtgccttttactgaggagtggcttctgtctggccaatctaccataaaggcctgattggtggagtgctgcagagatggttgtccttctggaatgttctcccatctccacagaggaactctagagctctgtcagactgaccatcaggttcttggtcacctccctgaccaaggcccttctcccccgattgctcagtttggcccgggcggccagctctagcaagagtcttggtggttccaaacttcttccatttaagaatgatggaggccactgttttgttggggatcttcaatgctgcagacatttttttggtaccccttgcccagatctgtgcctcgatacaatcctgtctctgagctctacggacaattccttcgacctcatgacttggtttttgctctgacatgcactgtcaactgtgggaccttatatagacaggtgtgtgcctttccaaatcatgtccaatcaattgaatttaccacatgtggactccaatcaagttgtagaaacatctcagggatgatcaatggaaacaggatgcaccagagctcaatttcgagtctcatagcaaagagtctgaatacttatgtaaataaggtatttctgtttatttattttctttccttcttttttctaataacctgttttcactttgtcattatggggtattgtgtgtagattgctgaggaaaacattttatttaatcaattttagaatacggctgtaacgtaacaaaatgtggaaaaagtcaagagctctgaatactttccaaaggcactgtatatctgggATAtggtacccctggttgggaaccactggtctgtaGAATGGTGAGTAGCCTAGACAGCTCATTTAGAAAAACGGGATTGTGTTACTCCCCTTTTTAACGTTACAAATAACAATGGAAATCAACAACTCTGTCTCTGTTGTCATATGTTTCTTTCCTGTAAGCTTTTTACCATCCTGGAGTCTGACACCTTAAGGATATCTGTGGTAGAGAAGAACGTATGACAATTTAGACACTATGTTACCCTATAGTAGTTACCATCATCAAGCCTATAGCTAACTAAACTCAGAAAAAAAaggaaacgtccctttttcaggacccggtctttcaaagataattagtaaaaatccaaataacatcacagatcttcattgtaaagagtttaaacactgtttcccatactttttcaattaaccataaacaattaatgaacatgcacttgtggaacggttgttaagacactaacagcttacagacggtaggcaattaaggtcacagttatgaaaacttaggacactaaagaggcgtttctactgactctgaaaaacaccaaaagaaagatgcccagggtccctgctcatctgtgtgaacgtgccttaggcatgctgcaaggaggcatgaggactgcagatgtggccagagcaataaattgcaatgtccgtactgtgagatgcctaagacagcgctacagggagacaggacagacagctgatcgtcctcgcagtggcagacaacgtgtaacaacacctgcacaggatcgatacatccgaacatcacacctgcgggacaggtacaggatggcaacaacaacttccagagttacaccaggaacgcacaatccctccatcagtgctcagactgtcagcAATAGGcttagagaggctggactgagggcttgtaggcctgttgtaaggctggtcctcaccagacatcaccggcaacaacgtcgcctatgggcacaaacccaccgtcgctggaccagacaggactggcaaaaagtgctatTCACTGACGAGACGCAGTTTTGTctccaggggtgatggtcggattcacgtttatcgtcgaaggaatgagcgttacaccgagggctgtactctggagcgggatcgatttggaggtggagggtccgtcatggtctggggcggtgtgtcacagcatcatcggactgagcttgttgtcattgcaggcaatctcaacgctgtgcgttacagggaagacatcctcctcccccatgtggtacccttcctgcaggctcatcctgacatgacgctccagcatgacaatgccagcagccatactgctcgttctgtgcatgatttcctgcaagacaggaatgtcagtgttctgccatggccagcgaagagcccagatctcaatcccattgagcacgtctgggacctgttggatcaaaggctagggccattccccccagaaatgtctgggaacttgcaggtgctttggtggaagagtggggtaacatctcacagcaagaaccgGCAAaactggtgcagtccatgaggagatgcactgcatgcagctggtggccacaccagatactgactgttacttttgattttgaccccccctttgttcagggacacattattcaatttctgttagtcacgtctgtggaacttgttcagtttatgtctcagttgttgaatcttgttatgttaatacaaatatttacacatgttaagtttgctgaaaataaacgcagttaacagtgagaggacgtttctttttttgctgagtttttaGTTATTTTGTTATCCAGCTAGCTATAAAAGTGCATGATAACACGAAATAtttgtataactaacccaagatagaccacaccCTGTTGTTTCCAATGGGGGACTTTTATTATGAAGGCGAACCGAATTCCACTGTTGTGGATATTtgttattgtggctagcttcacacaaAGGTGAGCccctctagctagctagtagcgacCATAGCATAGCTATTTGTCAGCTTTAGGTTAGGTaacatagctagctacagtagctagtcaAGGTTAGAAAACTAGCTAGCGTGCTAGCTAATCCAAACAAAACTCAACATACTACATGGAAAGTATATTATGTACAATGTGCTAtggtaactagttagctagctagcctagttgGTAGGCCTAAAAATTACGCCAGCTAACGTTTGCTACCTAGCTAGGTATGTTTGCtatcgttagctagctacagttgtgGCTCTGCCAAATACGTTCTTATCTGTGGCTctgcagttagctagctagctagccaacactttGCTAGGTAGCTGgtaaatgctagctagctagatagctaacttcCTATGCTAAATCGTCCAGCAGAATTCATGTATCCCCAAAAGAAAACTAAACAAATTGCATGGAAAACTTACTTTCTCTCTCATGTCTTGACGTTTTTGTCTCGTCTGTAACACCTTTTTTTTTTCTCGCGGCATTCTATCATGTCTAGATTTTGCAGAGTGACCTTCTCTACCCCTGTTCTAAAGAAAATAATTGACTTTTTACTCaaaacattttccctgacacccaaaagtagtcactacatttcgaatgcttagcaggacgggaaaatggtccaattcacacagttACCAAGAGAACATTCCTGGTCATCCAGGTCGGTGGACTTACTAAAcataaatgctttgtttgtaaattatatctgagtgttggagtgtgcccctggctattaataatgtttagacattttttaattgtcatttacagtgggggaaaaaagtatttagtcagccaccaattgtgcaagttctcccacttaaaaagatgagagaggcctgtaattttcatcataggtacacgtcaactatgacagacaaaatgagatttatttttccagaaaatcacattgtaggattttttatgaatttatttgcaaattatggtggaaaataagtatttggtcaataacaaaagtttctcaatactttgttatataccctttgttggcaatgacacaggtcaaacgttttctgtaagtcttcacaaggttttcacacactgttgctggtattttgccccattcctccatgcagatatcctctagagcagtgatgttttggggctgtcgctgggcaacacagactttcaactccctccaaagattttctatggggttgagatctggagactggctaggccactccaggaccttgaaatgcttcttacgaagccactccttcgttgcccgggcggtgtgtttgggatcattgtcatgctgaaagacccagccacgtttcatcttcaatgcccttgctgatggaaggaggttttcactcaaaatctcacgatacatggccccattcattctttcctttacacggatcagtcgtcctggtccctttgcagaaaaacagccccaaagcatgatgtttccaccccccatgcttcacagtaggtatggtgttctttggatgcaactcagcattctttgtcctccaaacacgactgagttgagtttttaccaaaaagttctattttggtttcatctgaccatatgacattctcccaatcctcttctggatcatccaaatgcactctagcaaacttcagacgggcctggacatgtactggcttaagcagggggacacgtctggcactgcaggatttgagtccctggcggcgtagtgtgttactgatggtaggctttgttactttggtcccagctctctgcaggtcattcactaggtcccccccgtgtggttctgggatttttgctcaccgttcttgtgatcattttgaccccactggggtgagatcttgcgtggagccccagatcgagggagattatcagtggtcttgtatgtcttccatttcctaataattgctcccacagttgatttcttcaaaccaagctgcttacctattgcagattctgtcttcccagcctggtgcaggtctacaattttgtttctggtgtcctttgacagctctttggtcttggccatagtggagtttggagtgtgactgtttgaggttgtggacaggtgtcttttatactgataacaagttcaaacaggtgccattaatacaggtaacgagtggaggacagaggaacctcttaaagaagaagttacaggtctgtgagagccagaaatcttgcttgtttgtaggtgaccaaatacttattttccaccataatttgcaaataaattcagaaaaagatttttttctctcaatttgtctgtcatagttgacgtgtacctatgatgaaaattacaggcctctttcatctttttaagtgggagaacttgtacaattggtggctgactaaacacttttttcccccactgtattttgttTACAATTGTTTTAagttgtgccatctggtttgcttaatataaggaatgtgaaattatttatattttaacttttgatacgtaagtatatttaaaaccctTATACTTTGAGTTTTGCtcaagtattttactgggtgactttcacttcagtccttttctattaaggtatctttactttgacaactgggtactttttccaccaggGGCTATCGGTTCACTGtaattacaagtaagtaccccTCTCGATAAACTTCATTATAACTAGCCAAATCATGTGTAACACCTAGTAATGACATTGTACTTTTGCAAATATTACATatactctgtggtgtactagtgtatttattctcccacttggatgtcacttccacaagctttaaattgagggccaggttgtcaggatgggtaatgcaCTGTATAGGTACACATTAATTACTCCTAAAGATatacttcattttaactagctaaatcctgtgtaacaactagtaattacattgtatttaGGCAAACATTACATGTGCTTTGAAAGTATTTTATTCCTCATCTGGGATGAGACTCGTATTAGATCTGTTTTCGTAAACTCAACCAAATTAACCCAGATGGTACGCTTTATTTTGTgggcaagtgctagcaacaacgttgactggagatatattttgaacagtgcacattcatgtttaattatatatttattttccccCTTATtgtaccaggtaagttgactgagaacacattcttatttacagcaacaacctggggaatagttacaggggagaggagtggggatgaatgagccaattggcagctggggatgattaggtggccatgatggtatgagggccagattgggaatttagccaggacattgggatctttagtgaccgcaGAGAGTCGGTGCACCCGTTTAAGGTCCCATCCGAAAATggcacacagggcaatgtccccaatcactgtcctggggcattgggatatttttttagaccagaggaaagactgCCTCCTgttggccctccaacaccacttccagcagcatctgttctcccatccagggaccgaccaggaccaaccctgcttagcttcagaggctagctagcagtgggatgcagggggGTATATTGCTGGCAATTACTATagcatatgtgaaaatggcgtaTTTCTATTGTCGTGATGtgcctttcattattgtgatgactattatttactGAATAATTACCTACCATGTTttattgttactagattaaattaatcatgtaacaattaactcattaggaatttggggcaccacgggaaaagttgtttaacaagttatcgtttcccgaattaactctaaaaatatctagatatctctcatcatttaacagtcatttattaatcatttacttcatatcagtctcattctaaAAGTCGTAAGCTctaagtctgcacgaacccgggaCTCACTGATCATTCCATACCACACAAATGTattcaattatttatttactaactaatcaaaaatgataacacaagatgcaaacacatacacggtataggtagggattagaaacttaatacaatgaaaatgggtccctagcggactaacacaatatgacacttgttacaaaagatggcgagttaaagagagagagaaaaacacttggatacacatggacctacgcTCATAGTAATCCTAATAATTTACCAAGAACTGCCATCcgtttggtaagaagtaatgcatgtattcACGTGTTTGTCTTCGTtctctctgttggacccaggtcTTCGTGGGaagggtcgattgggccttctcttttcggatggccttttagatgtaagcaGTGGGGTGATGcaagcagtgtagtagacgatggtttgaagagagtaacaggatggtcccacttaaattcaccttcttagatacagtacttagaacagctactcagccgtaacattgattgttagtggaggcaactttgtcgtcttcaacTCGTGTcgattttcagggtcgggaccaatatggacaacagctgcagcttgaggtccgtcttgtctgatctgatcattcttatctcagtcttttatgcactctggtaaagaggggcgtttccgtcatactgacacgctctctgagctccctctgcgtggctagttacgaggcaaaagtattattatcactatgattttgttagaaagctaaaatcacattcctatcttcacgaaaaccTTTATATTTTCTACCCAAGCTAAAGGATTTAAACCTGAtatccacagtgtaaaagctcttcaagtcacattGTTTTCGTTCTAACGCCTTTATACAAtgtttaatgacatcacaaaatatacattaattttccatattccatttctcattaTTCCCAATTTTTGGATGCTGAAATATATTGttccaatgttcattgttggatgttgaagtttttgggcggcaaaagtctctgaaacaaaggacattcctttcaccatactagccagccagagatagattctcctatctctaatttatggcagtattaaggtgtaaagaccggcacagccccccgtgggtaagagggtctggttgttgtcggccatttaCCAAGCTGATATGAGGCCTTTGAgcctcacccagggagagtcatgacaatatgttttgtagtaaaaaaagaTGGAGAAAGATAATTTCCAAATACATTCTATAACGCTCCCTTTCCTCTCCAAAGTTCTCAGTGAGAAACACATTCTATAACGCTCCCTTTCCTCTCCAAAGTTctcagtgagaaacaataggattacaatagtgttACTCTTTCTTCATTTGATCAAATTCACTGTTACTACTTCCTTTATGAGGTGAGAATGAAGTGATGGAGTGACTTTAATCTTAGCTGGTCTGAGACATctgatgaggcttctctcctttatgtaTACGTTGATGTGTTTTTAAGGTAGTCAATtgggagaaactcttcccacagtcagagcagaagtaaggcttctctcctgtgtgtcttctctgatgaatttttagctcagttgatgttgtgaagcacttcccacagtcagagcagaagaaaggcttctctcctttatgtatacgttggtgtatTTTTAAGCTGCCCTGTtgggagaaactcttcccacagtcagagcaggagtaaggcttctctcctgtgtgtcctCTTTGATGAACCTTTAGCTcggttgatgttgtgaagcacttcccacagtcagagcaggagtaaggcttctctcctgtgtgtttacgTTGGTGTATTTTTAAGCTGCTCTGTTGggagaaacccttcccacagtcagagcaggagtaaggcttctcacCTGTGTGTATTCGCTGGTGACATTTTAAGTGGatctgttgagagaaactcttcccacagtcagagcaggagtaaggcttatctcctgtgtgtatacgttggtgtgtttTAAAGTTGCTCTTTTGAGAGAAACtctccccacagtcagagcagtagtaaggtttctctccagtgtgcactctctgatgaactgtcagagtcCTTGATGTTATGAAACtcctcccacagtcagagcagaagtaaggcttctctcctgtgtgtgttctctgatgaactcttagctcagttgatgttgtgaagcattttccacagtcagagcagtagtaaggtttctctccagtgtgcactCTCTGGTGAACTGTCAGAGTCGTTGATGTTATGAAACtcctcccacagtcagagcagaagtaaggcttctctcctgtgtgtgttctctgatgaactcttagctcagttgatgttgtgaagcattttccacagtcagagcagtagtaaggcttctctcctctgtgtatacgttcatgtgtttttaagttgctctGATGAGAGAAACGCtccccacaatcagagcaggagtaaggtttctctccagtgtgcactctctgatgaactgtcagagcctgtgatgtttttaaactcttcccacagtcagtgcaggaatacaaattctctcctgtgtgtatttttatgtgtatttttagctttgatagaattgggaaaatctcctcacaatgtgggcaggggtgagacctcttagctctgtgatcttccagctgttgctctctggatgtagagaatgtctcaacatggtctcctgtgtgaacgacatcagaagaaccagtcagttggtgtgatatacatatTACTTCATATCAGTAGGCTGTCCTCGACTAAAACAAATCCTGCTCGACCGAGAGTCAtctgttcttttgaccaatcgattggtatAAAATgttaaaacgtgtatttttccatatacagtggggagaacaagtatttgatacactgccgattttgcaggttttcctacttacaaagtatgtagaggtctgtaatttttatcataggtacacttcaactgtgagagacggaatctaaaacaaaaatccagaaaatcacattgtatgatttttaagtaattcatttgcattttattgcatgacataagtatttgatacatcagaaaagcagaacttaatatttggtacagaaacctttgtttgcaattacagagatcatacgtttcctgtaggtcttgaccaggtttgcacacactgcagcagggattttggcccactcctccaaacagacctccagatccttcaggtttcggggctgtcgctgggcaatacggactttcagctccttccaaagattttctattgggttcaggtctggagactggctaggccactccagcaccttgagatgcttcttacggagccactccttagttgccctggctgtgtgtttcgggtcgttgtcatgctggaagacccagccacgacccatattcaatgctcttactgagggaaataggttgttggccaagatctcgcgatacatggccccatcaatcctcccctcaatacggtgcagtcgtcctgtcccctttgcagaaaagcatccccaaagaatgatgtttccacctccatgcttcacggttgggatggtgttcttggggttgtactcatccttcttcttcctccaaacatgcagagtggagtttagaccaaaaagctctatttttgtctcatcagaccacattaccttctcccattcctcatctggatcatccagatggtcattggcaaacttcagacggacctggacatgcgctggcttgagcagggggaccttgcgtgcgttgcaggattttaatccatgacggcgtagtgtgttactaatggttttctttgagactgtggtcccagctctcttcaggtcattgaccaggtcctgccgtgtagttctgggctgatccctcaccttcctcatgatcattgatgccccactaggtgagatcttgcatggagccccagactgagggtgattgaccgtcatcttgaacttcttccattttctaataaaccgttgttgccttctcaccaagctgcttgcctattgtcctgtagcccatcccagccttgtgcaggtctacatttttaaccctgatgtccttacacagctctctggtcttggccattgtggagaggttggagtctgtttgattgagtgtgtggacaggtgtcttttatacaggtaacgagttcaaacaggtgcagttaatacaggtaataagtggagaacaggagggcttcttaaagaaaaactaacaggtctgtgagagccggaatttttacaggttggtaggtgatcaaatacttatgtcatgcaataaaatgcaaataaattacttaaaaatcatacaatgtgattttctggatttttgttttagattccgtctctcacagttgaagtgtacctatgataaaacaattacagacctctacatgctttgt
Protein-coding sequences here:
- the LOC121561358 gene encoding zinc finger protein 239-like; the encoded protein is IKIHTGENLYSCTDCGKSLKTSQALTVHQRVHTGEKPYSCSDCGERFSHQSNLKTHERIHRGEKPYYCSDCGKCFTTSTELRVHQRTHTGEKPYFCSDCGRSFITSTTLTVHQRVHTGEKPYYCSDCGKCFTTSTELRVHQRTHTGEKPYFCSDCGRSFITSRTLTVHQRVHTGEKPYYCSDCGESFSQKSNFKTHQRIHTGDKPYSCSDCGKSFSQQIHLKCHQRIHTGEKPYSCSDCGKGFSQQSSLKIHQRKHTGEKPYSCSDCGKCFTTSTELKVHQRGHTGEKPYSCSDCGKSFSQQGSLKIHQRIHKGEKPFFCSDCGKCFTTSTELKIHQRRHTGEKPYFCSDCGKSFSQLTTLKTHQRIHKGEKPHQMSQTS